One genomic region from Saccharomyces cerevisiae S288C chromosome XI, complete sequence encodes:
- a CDS encoding uncharacterized protein (hypothetical protein; localizes to the mitotic spindle; overexpression of YKR041W affects endocytic protein trafficking), with protein sequence MSDDDYMNSDDDNDAEKRYVRPIFVRKRRREEDYVATSKDNIHHHPCDWSAKPSQRQNENEQKSTIRLVPVAMNTPKCQEKKKKRKGVGTTSHEATLFEYGESIAGYKCVTTESERDRLKRSHESESSSESEVDVFAFDQAKGISSKVEAEERYARAVRQYWRMTKDEPATLPLPGTPTLAAVSLDMIDDKSVEQFYTMSSALMDANRLDLIRRDRIRWHPDKHRYHKSKVTKLFQAINGLWEQEKTEKR encoded by the coding sequence ATGAGTGACGACGATTATATGAACAGCGATGACGACAACGACGCCGAAAAAAGATACGTAAGGCCAATTTTCGTCAGAAAGCGCAGGAGAGAAGAAGACTACGTTGCAACTAGCAAAGACAACATCCACCACCACCCATGCGATTGGTCCGCGAAACCATCGCAACGTCAAAACGAAAATGAGCAAAAAAGCACCATACGGCTTGTACCAGTGGCGATGAATACGCCGAAGTgtcaagagaaaaaaaagaaaagaaagggCGTTGGTACAACTAGTCATGAGGCTACGCTTTTCGAGTACGGTGAAAGCATAGCAGGCTACAAGTGTGTTACAACCGAGAGCGAAAGAGACCGCTTGAAACGAAGTCATGAAAGCGAAAGCAGCAGTGAAAGCGAGGTAGACGTTTTCGCCTTTGACCAGGCAAAAGGTATCAGCTCTAAGGTTGAAGCCGAAGAACGCTACGCGCGGGCCGTTCGACAGTATTGGCGCATGACCAAAGACGAGCCGGCTACCTTACCACTGCCAGGCACACCTACCCTAGCGGCTGTGAGTTTAGATATGATTGATGACAAAAGCGTAGAACAATTTTACACAATGAGCAGTGCCTTGATGGATGCAAACAGACTAGACTTGATTCGCCGCGATAGAATCCGGTGGCACCCGGACAAACATCGTTATCATAAGTCCAAAGTCACAAAACTGTTTCAGGCCATTAACGGCCTGTGGGAGCAAGAAAAGACCGAGAAAAGGTAA
- the KAE1 gene encoding tRNA N6-adenosine threonylcarbamoyltransferase (ADP/GDP nucleotidase, essential functional component of KEOPS complex, with Bud32p, Cgi121p, Pcc1p, and Gon7p; EKC/KEOPS complex is required for t6A tRNA modification and telomeric TG1-3 recombination; may have role in transcription; homolog of human OSGEP) has product MVNLNTIPPKNGRDYYIALGLEGSANKLGVGIVKHPLLPKHANSDLSYDCEAEMLSNIRDTYVTPPGEGFLPRDTARHHRNWCIRLIKQALAEADIKSPTLDIDVICFTKGPGMGAPLHSVVIAARTCSLLWDVPLVGVNHCIGHIEMGREITKAQNPVVLYVSGGNTQVIAYSEKRYRIFGETLDIAIGNCLDRFARTLKIPNEPSPGYNIEQLAKKAPHKENLVELPYTVKGMDLSMSGILASIDLLAKDLFKGNKKNKILFDKTTGEQKVTVEDLCYSLQENLFAMLVEITERAMAHVNSNQVLIVGGVGCNVRLQEMMAQMCKDRANGQVHATDNRFCIDNGVMIAQAGLLEYRMGGIVKDFSETVVTQKFRTDEVYAAWRD; this is encoded by the coding sequence ATGGTCAACTTGAACACTATCCCACCCAAAAATGGCAGGGACTACTACATTGCGCTTGGACTTGAAGGTTCTGCAAATAAACTGGGCGTTGGTATAGTTAAGCATCCGCTTCTGCCTAAACATGCCAACAGCGATCTATCTTATGATTGCGAAGCTGAGATGCTTTCTAATATTAGAGACACATATGTCACACCTCCTGGGGAGGGATTTTTGCCTCGAGACACGGCAAGGCATCACAGAAATTGGTGCATAAGACTCATAAAACAAGCACTGGCCGAAGCTGACATCAAAAGCCCGACACTAGACATTGATGTAATTTGCTTTACCAAAGGTCCCGGCATGGGGGCCCCTCTGCATTCAGTTGTCATCGCCGCCAGAACGTGCTCCTTACTGTGGGACGTGCCACTGGTGGGAGTAAACCACTGCATTGGTCACATCGAAATGGGGAGAGAAATCACTAAAGCTCAAAATCCTGTGGTACTGTATGTAAGTGGTGGAAATACACAAGTTATTGCATACTCGGAAAAAAGGTACCGTATCTTTGGTGAAACGCTTGATATTGCTATCGGTAATTGTCTTGATAGATTTGCAAGAACTCTGAAGATACCTAATGAGCCCTCGCCTGGCTACAACATCGAGCAGTTAGCTAAAAAAGCCCCTCACAAAGAAAACTTGGTAGAACTTCCCTATACAGTAAAGGGGATGGATCTTTCGATGAGTGGTATATTGGCTTCCATCGATTTACTTGCCAAGGATCTATTTAAGGgcaataagaaaaataagatcCTATTCGACAAGACAACGGGCGAGCAAAAAGTCACTGTAGAGGATCTTTGCTACTCTCTGCAAGAGAACCTATTCGCCATGCTAGTTGAAATAACAGAAAGAGCTATGGCTCACGTTAACTCCAATCAAGTTTTGATCGTAGGCGGTGTTGGTTGTAACGTGCGATTACAAGAAATGATGGCGCAAATGTGTAAAGACAGGGCCAATGGGCAAGTACATGCTACAGATAATAGGTTTTGTATCGATAACGGAGTTATGATTGCCCAAGCAGGACTACTAGAGTATAGAATGGGTGGGATCGTGAAGGACTTTTCTGAAACTGTTGTTACGCAGAAATTCAGAACCGATGAAGTATACGCAGCCTGGCGTGATTAA
- a CDS encoding uncharacterized protein (hypothetical protein; epitope-tagged protein localizes to the cytoplasm): MSNSHHTSQGRRNKLSVWVKKIINTTTTTNASVSSSKPRRGTRAGPTRVKRAELDPDGTTISSSLRPLVDRNSLHSSESDDEGDRRVAWDEPPTGKVRQQQQQQQQQQNDNASVIPLVSFCSSSVKSSTFSDIHSIQSTRPTIFSNRTFETNSSVLAIPPQSILDRSRTLPPSNASNTTTRRP, encoded by the coding sequence ATGTCAAACAGTCATCATACATCCCAgggaagaagaaacaaacTTTCAGTGTGggttaaaaaaataataaacacCACTACCACAACTAACGCATCGGTCTCGAGCAGTAAACCAAGACGCGGCACTAGGGCTGGCCCCACAAGAGTTAAGCGTGCTGAGTTGGATCCGGATGGAACAACCATCAGTTCGTCGTTGCGACCATTGGTTGATCGAAATTCGTTGCATTCGAGCGAATCCGATGACGAAGGAGACCGTCGAGTGGCATGGGATGAACCACCAACAGGCAAAGTAAgacagcagcagcagcaacagcagcaacaacaaaacGACAACGCAAGTGTTATTCCGCTAGTATCGTTTTGTTCCTCGTCAGTGAAGTCGTCTACTTTCTCGGACATTCATTCAATACAGTCTACGAGGCCCACAATATTCTCTAACAGGACGTTTGAGACGAATTCTAGCGTTCTGGCCATCCCACCACAGAGTATATTGGATCGATCAAGAACCCTCCCGCCGTCGAACGCAAGTAACACTACCACAAGAAGACCGTGA
- the SHB17 gene encoding sedoheptulose-bisphosphatase (Sedoheptulose bisphosphatase involved in riboneogenesis; dephosphorylates sedoheptulose 1,7-bisphosphate, which is converted via the nonoxidative pentose phosphate pathway to ribose-5-phosphate; facilitates the conversion of glycolytic intermediates to pentose phosphate units; also has fructose 1,6-bisphosphatase activity but this is probably not biologically relevant, since deletion does not affect FBP levels; GFP-fusion protein localizes to the cytoplasm and nucleus): MPSLTPRCIIVRHGQTEWSKSGQYTGLTDLPLTPYGEGQMLRTGESVFRNNQFLNPDNITYIFTSPRLRARQTVDLVLKPLSDEQRAKIRVVVDDDLREWEYGDYEGMLTREIIELRKSRGLDKERPWNIWRDGCENGETTQQIGLRLSRAIARIQNLHRKHQSEGRASDIMVFAHGHALRYFAAIWFGLGVQKKCETIEEIQNVKSYDDDTVPYVKLESYRHLVDNPCFLLDAGGIGVLSYAHHNIDEPALELAGPFVSPPEEESQHGDV; the protein is encoded by the coding sequence ATGCCTTCGCTAACCCCCAGATGTATCATTGTCAGACACGGTCAAACTGAATGGTCCAAGTCAGGCCAGTATACTGGTTTGACAGATCTACCGTTAACGCCCTACGGTGAGGGCCAAATGTTGAGGACCGGTGAGAGTGTTTTCCGCAATAATCAGTTTTTGAATCCAGACAACATCACTTATATCTTCACCTCTCCACGTTTGCGTGCCAGGCAAACTGTGGATTTGGTTTTGAAACCATTAAGCGACGAGCAAAGAGCTAAGATCCGTGTGGTGGTAGACGACGACTTGCGAGAGTGGGAGTACGGTGACTACGAGGGAATGCTGACTCGAGAAATCATTGAATTGAGAAAGTCACGCGGTTTGGACAAGGAGAGGCCATGGAATATCTGGAGAGATGGGTGTGAGAACGGTGAGACTACTCAGCAAATTGGGTTGAGACTTTCCCGCGCTATTGCCAGAATCCAGAACTTGCACCGCAAGCACCAGAGTGAGGGCAGAGCATCAGACATCATGGTCTTTGCGCACGGACATGCATTGCGTTATTTTGCTGCTATTTGGTTTGGACTGGGTGTGCAAAAGAAGTGTGAGACgattgaagaaattcaaaatgtCAAATCTTATGATGACGACACAGTTCCATATGTGAAATTGGAATCTTACAGACATTTGGTAGACAATCCATGTTTCTTACTGGACGCCGGTGGGATTGGTGTTTTGTCATACGCTCACCACAACATTGACGAACCTGCATTGGAATTAGCAGGTCCATTTGTCTCACCACCAGAGGAGGAATCCCAGCATGGCGATGTGTAA
- the UIP5 gene encoding Uip5p (hypothetical protein that interacts with Ulp1p; a Ubl (ubiquitin-like protein)-specific protease for Smt3p protein conjugates) yields MSRDVRAEKLAISLLILSLFLIFQLVAEIYLNNGDQYHTETSPFTRGRSHVTRVPNHDASLSIPFLDKINQFWHVGGATQIRNIQSIKLTQDRDQDKHGLVLSNGIGDNTINDFEIVFTFRISHDPTTQLTGDGMCFAITPENGFLTQNLQSSYAKKQYMMNSQGVIADNTDLMGFPKNLPGLFIVLDTYRNQGHDHKEVPFMDVFINVAPESDWYDINSDGELSTSLRLNSRGHIKLKKNALWNRVTKLRIIYLESISFLKIDVQYAKEGNYWIELFQTTENLYLPKNMHTGQRYIGCSALNGQLTETVELLDVSTSEFHWNDMDASIEDTYDYAKEAELFLEQEFGEVLDREPDEFTKWKMIKAQPNIKTGSQSAEQKTSNNPHSRLFKVVLTIWHYSEILLLIMGIYLFSACIRVFQRRFKKIRSRRKRAGSHSVGLLPM; encoded by the coding sequence ATGTCAAGAGATGTAAGGGCAGAGAAACTAGCCATATCACTATTGATTTTATCATTGTTTCTAATATTCCAATTAGTGGCTGAGATTTATCTCAATAATGGTGATCAGTACCATACAGAGACTAGCCCCTTTACAAGAGGAAGATCACATGTAACGCGTGTGCCCAACCATGATGCTAGTTTATCTATACCGTTTTTGGACAAGATCAACCAGTTTTGGCATGTAGGCGGTGCCACGCAAATTAGGAATATTCAGTCGATCAAATTGACTCAGGACCGTGATCAAGATAAACATGGATTAGTATTGTCCAATGGAATTGGCGACAACACCATCAATGACTTTGAGATTGTTTTCACTTTCAGAATTTCTCACGACCCCACTACACAACTCACTGGTGATGGAATGTGTTTTGCCATTACGCCCGAAAATGGGTTTCTCACACAGAATTTACAGTCGTCGTATGCGAAAAAGCAATACATGATGAATTCTCAGGGCGTCATAGCCGATAATACAGATCTGATGGGCTTCCCGAAAAATCTGCCTGGCCTATTTATTGTCTTGGATACGTATCGCAACCAAGGCCACGACCATAAGGAGGTACCCTTTATGGATGTGTTTATAAATGTGGCCCCAGAAAGCGATTGGTACGATATAAATAGTGATGGTGAACTCAGTACATCGCTGCGGCTTAATTCAAGAGGCCACATAAAactcaagaaaaatgccCTGTGGAATCGAGTCACGAAACTAAGAATAATATATTTGGAAAGTATAAGCTTCCTGAAGATCGACGTGCAGTACGCAAAAGAGGGAAACTACTGGATTGAGTTATTTCAAACAACCGAAAATCTGTACTTGCCGAAAAACATGCACACGGGGCAAAGATACATTGGCTGTAGCGCATTAAATGGCCAATTAACGGAGACAGTGGAGCTGCTGGACGTATCCACTAGCGAATTCCATTGGAACGACATGGATGCGTCCATTGAGGACACCTATGATTACGCAAAGGAAGCTGAGCTATTCCTGGAGCAGGAATTTGGCGAGGTCCTTGACAGGGAACCCGATGAGTTCACCAAATGGAAAATGATCAAAGCTCAACCAAACATCAAGACTGGGTCACAGTCAGCTGAACAGAAAACTTCAAACAATCCTCACTCTCGGTTGTTCAAGGTCGTGCTGACCATATGGCATTATAGCGAGATTTTGCTATTGATCATGGGcatttatcttttttctgCTTGCATAAGAGTTTTCCAAAGAaggttcaaaaaaattagatccagaagaaaaagggcaGGCTCGCATTCTGTGGGGCTATTGCCCATGTAG
- the UTH1 gene encoding SUN family protein UTH1 (Mitochondrial inner membrane protein; role in mitophagy is disputed; implicated in cell wall biogenesis, the oxidative stress response, life span during starvation, and cell death; SUN family member; UTH1 has a paralog, NCA3, that arose from the whole genome duplication) produces MKLSALLALSASTAVLAAPAVHHSDNHHHNDKRAVVTVTQYVNADGAVVIPAATTATSAAADGKVESVAAATTTLSSTAAAATTSAAASSSSSSSSSSSSSSSVGSGDFEDGTISCSDFPSGQGAVSLDWLGLGGWASIMDMNGNTATSCQDGYYCSYACSPGYAKTQWPSEQPSDGRSVGGLYCKNGKLYRSNTDTNSLCVEGQGSAQAVNKVSGSIAICGTDYPGSENMVVPTVVGAGSSQPINVIKEDSYYQWQGKKTSAQYYVNNAGVSVEDGCIWGTEGSGVGNWAPVVLGAGYTDGITYLSIIPNPNNKEAPNFNIKIVATDGSTVNGACSYENGVYSGSGSDGCTVSVTSGSANFVFY; encoded by the coding sequence ATGAAATTATCCGCTCTATTAGCTTTATCAGCCTCCACCGCCGTCTTGGCCGCTCCAGCTGTCCACCATAGTGACAACCACCACCACAACGACAAGCGTGCCGTTGTCACCGTTACTCAGTACGTCAACGCAGACGGCGCTGTTGTTATTCCAGCTGCCACCACCGCTACCTCGGCGGCTGCTGATGGAAAGGTCGAGTCTGTTGCTGCTGCCACCACTACTTTGTCCTCGACTGCCGCCGCCGCTACTACCTCTGCCGCCgcctcttcttcctcctcttcctcttcctcctcttcctcttcttcctctgtTGGTTCTGgagattttgaagatggtACCATTTCCTGTTCTGATTTCCCATCCGGACAAGGTGCTGTCTCCTTGGACTGGTTAGGTCTAGGCGGCTGGGCTTCCATCATGGACATGAACGGTAACACCGCCACCTCTTGTCAAGACGGATACTACTGTTCTTACGCTTGTTCTCCAGGTTACGCTAAGACCCAATGGCCTTCTGAACAACCTTCCGATGGTAGATCCGTTGGTGGTTTATACTGTAAGAACGGTAAATTATACCGTTCCAACACCGACACTAACAGTTTGTGTGTAGAAGGTCAAGGCTCTGCTCAAGCTGTTAACAAGGTCTCCGGCTCCATTGCTATCTGTGGTACCGATTATCCAGGTTCTGAAAACATGGTCGTTCCTACCGTAGTTGGCGCTGGTTCCTCCCAACCAATCAACGTCATCAAGGAGGACTCCTACTATCAATGGCAAGGTAAGAAGACCTCTGCCCAATACTACGTTAACAACGCTGGTGTCTCTGTGGAAGATGGTTGTATCTGGGGTACTGAGGGTTCCGGTGTCGGTAACTGGGCCCCAGTTGTCTTGGGTGCTGGTTACACTGATGGTATCACTTACTTGTCCATCATTCCAAACCCAAACAACAAAGAAGCACCAAACTTTAACATCAAGATCGTTGCCACCGATGGCTCTACCGTCAATGGTGCTTGCTCTTACGAAAATGGTGTCTACTCTGGCTCTGGCTCTGACGGTTGTACTGTTTCAGTTACTTCTGGTTCTGCTAACTTTGTCTTCTACTAG
- the GAP1 gene encoding amino acid permease GAP1 (General amino acid permease; involved in uptake of all L-amino acids, some D-amino acids, related compounds, toxic analogs and polyamines; regulated by nitrogen source; targeted to vacuole via Vps10p-dependent endosomal vacuolar protein sorting pathway; essential for invasive growth), with the protein MSNTSSYEKNNPDNLKHNGITIDSEFLTQEPITIPSNGSAVSIDETGSGSKWQDFKDSFKRVKPIEVDPNLSEAEKVAIITAQTPLKHHLKNRHLQMIAIGGAIGTGLLVGSGTALRTGGPASLLIGWGSTGTMIYAMVMALGELAVIFPISGGFTTYATRFIDESFGYANNFNYMLQWLVVLPLEIVSASITVNFWGTDPKYRDGFVALFWLAIVIINMFGVKGYGEAEFVFSFIKVITVVGFIILGIILNCGGGPTGGYIGGKYWHDPGAFAGDTPGAKFKGVCSVFVTAAFSFAGSELVGLAASESVEPRKSVPKAAKQVFWRITLFYILSLLMIGLLVPYNDKSLIGASSVDAAASPFVIAIKTHGIKGLPSVVNVVILIAVLSVGNSAIYACSRTMVALAEQRFLPEIFSYVDRKGRPLVGIAVTSAFGLIAFVAASKKEGEVFNWLLALSGLSSLFTWGGICICHIRFRKALAAQGRGLDELSFKSPTGVWGSYWGLFMVIIMFIAQFYVAVFPVGDSPSAEGFFEAYLSFPLVMVMYIGHKIYKRNWKLFIPAEKMDIDTGRREVDLDLLKQEIAEEKAIMATKPRWYRIWNFWC; encoded by the coding sequence atgagTAATACTTCTTCGTACGAGAAGAATAATCCAGATAATCTGAAACACAATGGTATTACCATAGATTCTGAGTTTCTAACTCAGGAGCCAATAACCATTCCCTCAAATGGCTCCGCTGTTTCTATTGACGAAACAGGTTCAGGGTCCAAATGGCAAGACTTTAAagattctttcaaaaggGTAAAACCTATTGAAGTTGATCCTAATCTTtcagaagctgaaaaaGTGGCTATCATCACTGCCCAAACTCCATTGAAGCACCACTTGAAGAATAGACATTTGCAAATGATTGCCATCGGTGGTGCCATCGGTACTGGTCTGCTGGTTGGGTCAGGTACTGCACTAAGAACAGGTGGTCCCGCTTCGCTACTGATTGGATGGGGGTCTACAGGTACCATGATTTACGCTATGGTTATGGCTCTGGGTGAGTTGGCTGTTATCTTCCCTATTTCGGGTGGGTTCACCACGTACGCTACCAGATTTATTGATGAGTCCTTTGGTTACGCTAATAATTTCAATTATATGTTACAATGGTTGGTTGTGCTACCATTGGAAATTGTCTCTGCATCTATTACTGTAAATTTCTGGGGTACAGATCCAAAGTATAGAGATGGGTTTGTTGCGTTGTTTTGGCTTGCAATTGTTATCATCAATATGTTTGGTGTCAAAGGTTATGGTGAAGCAGAATTCGTCTTTTCATTTATCAAGGTCATCACTGTTGTTGGGTTCATCATCTTAGGTATCATTCTAAACTGTGGTGGTGGTCCAACAGGTGGTTACATTGGGGGCAAGTACTGGCATGATCCTGGTGCCTTTGCTGGTGACACTCCAGGTGCTAAATTCAAAGGTGTTTGTTCTGTCTTCGTCACCGCtgccttttcttttgccgGTTCAGAATTGGTTGGTCTTGCTGCCAGTGAATCCGTAGAGCCTAGAAAGTCCGTTCCTAAGGCTGCTAAACAAGTTTTCTGGAGAATCACCCTATTTTATATTCTGTCGCTATTAATGATTGGTCTTTTAGTCCCATACAACGATAAAAGTTTGATTGGTGCCTCCTCTGTGGATGCTGCTGCTTCACCCTTCGTCATTGCCATTAAGACTCACGGTATCAAGGGTTTGCCAAGTGTTGTCAACGTCGTTATCTTGATTGCCGTGTTATCTGTCGGTAACTCTGCCATTTATGCATGTTCCAGAACAATGGTTGCCCTAGCTGAACAGAGATTTCTGCCAGAAATCTTTTCCTACGTTGACCGTAAGGGTAGACCATTGGTGGGAATTGCTGTCACATCTGCATTCGGTCTTATTGCGTTTGTTGCCGCCTCCAAAAAGGAAGGTGAAGTTTTCAACTGGTTACTAGCCTTGTCTGGGTTGTCATCTCTATTCACATGGGGTGGTATCTGTATTTGTCACATTCGTTTCAGAAAGGCATTGGCCGCCCAAGGAAGAGGCTTGGATGAATTGTCTTTCAAGTCTCCTACCGGTGTTTGGGGTTCCTACTGGGGGTTATTTATGGTTATTATTATGTTCATTGCCCAATTCTACGTTGCTGTATTCCCCGTGGGAGATTCTCCAAGTGCGGAAGGTTTCTTCGAAGCTTATCTATCCTTCCCACTTGTTATGGTTATGTACATCGGACACAAGATCTATAAGAGGAATTGGAAGCTTTTCATCCCAGCAGAAAAGATGGACATTGATACGGGTAGAAGAGAAGTCGATTTAGATTTGttgaaacaagaaattGCAGAAGAAAAGGCAATTATGGCCACAAAGCCAAGATGGTATAGAATCTGGAATTTCTGGTGTTAA